The DNA segment CAGCTATTTGACCCATGTGtggaactggtgccagcaaaaATCAGTATAATTTAAGACAGGAAAAATGGGGTAGAAGTCTTGAATTGGCTTGGTAGTTTTACAGAATCAAAATGTGTTTATGCTATGATTTAGTGATGAGAAATGTGTATATCATTTATGGATTTCATTGTCAAGTGCATAACTGAGATTGATTGCAGTGTCATTCAACAAGACCAGTGAAATCAGCAAATAATTCACCTACAGCAGTCAACACACAgtggagttgaaggaacacagcaggccaggcagcattgcaGGAGCTAGGAAAAGAAGGGGTCCTGACCCGAATTGTCAACTTTGCtagctcctctaatgctgtctggcctgctgtgttcccccagcttcaTGCTGTTGTCTCCAATTGCCAGCATATGCAAGTGCTGATCTTTGCTACCTCCAAGTCTCCTACAGCATACTTTTTCCAAATGGTGATGCTTCTTGACATTATTTTCCTCGTGCCATTACGCAGAAGTTACTGAAACGTTTTTACGTTTGCCCAGATTAAAATGTGTAAAGATGGGAGAAAGAGCTGGATAAAGAATATGGtaaagcaggaacagaaactgctggagaaactcagcagatctggcagcatctattctgatgaagggtcattggacccaaaacactgatttccagtgtctgcaatCCTTGGTTTTATTTTATAATATAGCAGGATACTGTTTAGGGGATAATGGAAGACTTTGCTTGCAATTTCACGGTAGATTTAATTGCAAATTTGTGCCATGCAACTCCATTGCTTTGCTCACGTTTATGCAATAAATGCATTTCAACTTGGTGCAGGCACGGAGGTGAAGCTATTATTAGTGGCTAAACAGCATATGCTTTGATTTATTCTGTTGTCTTTGTACTTTCAACAGAATTAAGTAATATTGCTAAGAATGCAATACATATATTTACAGGACCTGATGGATTTCCTGAATGCCAATGGCACTGATTGCTCTGTAGTCCTCTTCTATACGCCATGGTGCCGGTTCTCAGCAGACCTTGGTCCACATTTCAATGCACTGCCACGGGCTTTCCCGGCAATACAGTTTCTGGCTTTGGATGCATCGCAGCACAGCAGGTACTAGCAGTAACATACGTCTCCTTGGAAACTGAAAGAATGTCATAAAAATGGGGCAAATTGTCATGCATTTCAAATGCAAGCTTGTTGACAAGCTGGAAACCAATAAGCGTTCATAATAATGCACAGATCCTGAAATTATCCAAGGGACTaaacatttagaaaaaaaattcttccaataattaaatgggaagaaatggatgagtaaaaactttttaaaaacattttaatgaCTATTCAGTAAACTTGGATGTTCCGCTTGATTTCTGTTTTACATGATGGCTTTTGCCAGGGAGTAATACTTCTGAATTAGAAATTCTGGAAAAGCTCGGGTACTGAGGAAGAGTCAAATTTTTAACACATTCTCCCTCCACACGTGCCATCAAGCCTGCAGGCTTTCTCCAGCACTACTTTTTCAATTTCACATCTCCAACATTTGCATTATTTTGTATTTTACTAATAATTTTGGGGTGAAGTAGGCGGAGTCCAACATTTTTTCATCCGTGGAGCTTAAGCAAATGATTAGATTGGGGGACATGGGCAGGGTGCCTTCTAGGTTTTCTGAAGAGTGAGGTATCAATTAGAGGGATATCATGTTCCCATAGGGTGGAAAGGAATTTGTGTCCACGGTTCAGTGTTTTGTATGTTCTAACTGAGCTGGATGCATTATCACAAGGATCTTAAGAACAGATTTCTTGGCATCTTTGGTTGACACAAGGCCAAGGAAAAAGTATAAAATTTAAGAAGGGACCAATATGAACATCTGAACGTGGTGAAGAAGCTTGCCTTGATGATCTTTTGAGCAAAGTCCTCGAATATTCCTAGTAAGGATATCCAGGCTTGGATGTGGTGCCAGAAAATGGGTGATCCAACATGTTCCTCCATGCAGGCAGGCTGCAAAGGCTGGAGGAATGTTCAACAGCTGTCTGCCATTGAAATAATCAGATTATCAGTTCATCAAGTTTGTGTAGACACTAAGTCCCCATGTTAAACAAATTCATACCCAAGCATTCACCAGGATCCTATTTGCCAAGTCCGATGGAGATAGAGCTGTGAACCTGGGAGTTCTTGGTCAACAATTGACTGACAGGCAACTGATGTGCTGGGACAAATGACCTGCACACAAGTGTCTGTTCTCTCTTTGGGTGGCAGCATCTGAGACAGAGCAGTCCTCTTCAGGATACCTCTTCTTTTTATACCAAATGGGGACGGAGCTAGAAAAGGTGCCCTGAAAATAGTCTGTGTCACTTCTTACTGGCAGGGAAACCACACTATGCGGGACAACTACCTTTGTAGTCCAAAATAAAGGAAAACTTCAATATTCCAAACTGCATTGTTTAGAATGCATACAGGCACTCGTATTCCAGAGTTCATCAAGGACCATTGCTCAGAAGCAAAATACTTTTTCCCCTAGATGTACTTTCAAGAGACAGTGTTGGTTTAGATCTTTGAGGAGAAATCTCTGACTTAGCCTTTGGTATGAGACAAATTTGATACAATATCAAGCAACAATATGAAATCTTTTGCTGTATTCGTTTAATTTGATCAAAGCACTTGACTTAGTAAATCATGAGGATCTGTTGATTGTGCTCCATTTGGATGTACAAGAAACTTAATTGTAATCCTGAACTTGCTTCATAATATGTCTTTAACTGTTTTGAGTAAGAGATTCTGATTTGGGAATTTTACCTAGTAGTAAGGCACAAagaaatgaatagaaataaaagtaagataacaaagtgtgaagctggatgaacacagcaggccaagcagcatctcaggagcacaattatCCCCTAAACAGTATCCTGCTATATTATAAAATAAAACCAAGgattgcagacgctggaaatcaatgtgctcctgagatgctgcttctgctgtgttcatcgagcttcacactttattatcttggattctccagcatttgcagttcccattatctcagaaataaaagtaacatttttttaaaagtacatgtTTCTTAGTATGCATTCTGCAAAGCACCCAGACCATCTTTGGAATTCCATGTGCGCATTGAATGTAGCAACAATGTGGGGTTCACAACCAATTTTAATATGACTCTAAGTATGTGCTCATGcatacttttaaaagaaaatcaaaactttTCTTTAAATGGTCCTCAtctccccttcctacctccccaacaTTTAGAGAAACACAGCTCTATGTGCAAATATACTTAAGTGTAGTTTTCTTGTGGCATTGTTTTAAGCAGCAATATAGCACCAATTTTTTAATAGCCTTCTTAAGCCCCATTGCAGCTAGAGCACTTGGCCATTAACAAGCGTTACCCAAACACAATGTTGCAAGTAATTTACAAAAATTTAGTTTGCTTATCTGAATATGCCTCCATTCTTTTTATTTGTGTCAATTATtgacttttaaatttttttttgtctcttcaaTACATAGAACATTTCCATTTAGCCTTTTTGTTGGTCACTAATGAATACTATATTTCTAAATTGCAGGCATTGGGATTTGACAATTTGCACATGTGACCTTTTTGAAAGTAGAGTTTCTAGTGTTGTACTTCAGTAACTATTGAGCAAATAGTGATTGTCATTTGATTTAATTATTTGTTCCTATTACTTGAAGTCTTTCCACCAGGTTTGGTACGGTAGCTGTTCCAAATATCCTCCTGTTCCAAGGTGTCAAACCAATGGCCAGATTTAATCATACAGATAGAACGCTGTCAACATTGAGAGCTTTCATTTTTAATCAAACCGGTTAGTAATTTTCACTCTTAAATTTGTATTTGAGTATTCACTGTTGTTCGTAAAACTAGAGCAATTTTTGCTCAATGGGTACACTTTAAAAGTTTCAATCTAGTAGTCTCTTTGAAAAGTTAGCATCCACTAGCCTCATGTTCTACAAATTAGAAGGAATAAGGCCTATCTGCCTTGCTGATCCAATATGATATTCGTATGTTACCTGGATCTAAGATTTTTCTAGTTTTACAGGATTCGTGTATGTCCTGATTTTGTTACATGCACTTTTTTAATAGAGCGTGCTTGTCTGTCTTTTGTCCCTCTTCTTTTTCAGTTCTCCTGTTTCTCCCTTGTTTCTCTCTAGTTGTCGAACTAACAAACTTCCACAAGCCATGAAACATATTCAGAGTACTCACTAGTATACTTTTCTTTTCCTGTCTCTTCCCTTTTGTGACTCTTTCCTTTCCAGTTACTTCACATATTACAATTAGGAATTAATGGTTTTTACCTCAGCATTCTACAGTACTCCTCCTTAATTCAATACATCGCCTTCTTTCTTAAACCTGTTAATATGCTGATGATATTTAAGTTCTCTATTTCTGAAATAACATATGCTAttttctgagataacgaggtgtagagctggatgaacacagcaggctgagcaggaaggctgacgttccgggcctagacccttcttcagaaatgctattTTCAGCAATGTTTAAGTCACAAAAATAATAGATATTAGTTTTTGTTCAACTATAATCTGCATGACATACTCTTTTCATTGCAATCTGTTTTAAATAATCTGATCTGTTTTCCAGGCATAGAAGCGAATGATGCTGTCGAAGTGATAGAACAAGATCTAAGTGGTCCACTTCCCAGTGCTGCTGTAAGAGGCATTGACTGGCTGCTTGTCTTCTCTGTGGTGTTTGTTTGTGGTTTTATAATTTATGGTACAGTGCAGTCGGATAGTATCAAGCGGTTGATCACAGGACAAGAGCATGAACATCAAGACTGAATTCCTACAAATAGTGATCATTGCCCATCACAATGAGCAGCTTCACAAGAACATGAATGAGAATGGAAGATGCTCAAACATGTCACCTTTGTAATCATTTGAAAGTCTTCTGTTCCACAGCATTTGAATTGTGTATATAAATATTCAGAAGCTAAAAGTGTTTTATCGGTTATGAATAAATAATCCTTTCACAAACTTAGTATTTTGATATTAAATTGTATCTCCTTAACCTTCATTTAAAAAATTTGCTCATGCACCAAACACTTCTTAAAATTAAGATGCTCTGACTTGTCAAGTTTAGAAGATTAACTATTTGTGAACCCATGATTAGGCATGTGTGTCTTCAGTTACACTGAGGCAGGGAAGAGGAATCCAGCGTAAAGTTTAACATTGATAGGTAACTTGGCATTCAACTTTGCTGAAGAATAAATTTGCTGAAGAATAAAATTACATCCATTGGATCCTGAGGACCAAGTTCCAGATTTACATCAGCTTAAGTATTGAGTAAGCATATTATGAGCATCAAGATGTCACTCAAGTCTGTTTACTGTTTGTCTTGTGCTGAAGACAAATGGAAATCGGAAGGAACAATCTTGAATATATTTTACAGACATGCTTTGTACACCTTAAATTTGTATTAAACCTGAAAAGTTGCCAAAGCTATACGGAGAAGGGGATATGTTGGATTTTAATTCCAAGAAGCAGATATTGAGTTGCCAGAGAAGTTCTGTAGAGCATGATTTCAAAATTTACATGATAAATCTTGGACATCTTGTATATTGTGACATGAATAGAGTGATGCAAAAGAGCGGAAAAGGTTGGGATAACATGGAGAAGTGATCAAAACGATGAGTGGTTTAGACAATGAATAGAAAAACTTCCAATTATTGGATGGATCAAGAAAAAGCACACTTAAGATGACTGTCAAATGACCCAGTAATGTCATGAGAAGCCCTCCCTTGCATTTTGCCATTTATTAAATGAATTGGAAGTGAGTATAAGAGGTATgtttactaagtttgcagatgacactgcaGTAGTTGtttagtggatagtgaagaagaatATGTCAATTCAgtggggccttgatcagatggaccaaagaatgtcagatggagttaaatgtgaggtgatgcattttgggaagacaaatttatacaattaatgggagGACCCTGGTGAGTGTTCCTGGGAAAAAAAGAGACTTGCAGGTGTGaaattccttggaagtggagtcacgggtagggtgatgaaggcatttggcacgcttgcctttggTGGATAACGTGAATAGCCAAggcaggggagcccaaaactagtgGACAGAATTGtggtgagaggggagaaattaAAAAGGGACCTTTTATAAGGGTAACTTATTCACACAGATGGTGATACATGTGTGGAACACGGtggcagaagaagtggtggaggctggtacatttccaacatttaaatagcatctggatgggtatatgaataggaaaggttttgaaaaacgtaggccaaatgctggcaaatgggaccaggtcatATTGGGCCTAAAGGTCGGGTTCTGTGCTGTAACACTCTCAGGCTCTAAGTGTTTTAGATTTTGCCCGCACTAAGTGTAGCATGGAACATACAACTGGAATTTTCAAGGAAATTGGATACGCAGCTGCAGCAAAAATAATTGTAGGACAATGGGGATGTGAGACCAGTGGAGTTGCTCTTGCAAAATGCCTGTAagagcatgatgggccaaatgtcctttATGCTCAAACAATTTTGATTCTATCAATTTATCAAATATGTACTGGAGCACTATCAGAAAAAAAGCTGGCATTAATATTATTGTCTCAATGTCCTGAGTCTTTGCTATTAGAGGCTTTTTGTGTCAGTTTATTTAAATCAGCTTAGTGATGTAATATTCATAATTGAACAGTCAAGTGAGGAATGATTGCTTATAGATCATAGCAGAGAGATTGGCTAGCAATGAAACTACACTCTTGCATTCTGACAACTGACTGTTTTTCAGGCATACAGCTGTATTCCCACAAGCCCTACCATACTTAATAAGTGATGCTTTTATGTTTTCAATTGTGACCCAGTTTGTTTTGGTGTATCTCAGGTGTTGTCTGCCAGAAAGCCCAAGCATTTGGTATataatttgatttaaaataatgTCTCTAATAGCATCTAGATGAATCTTATTCACTTTCAACAATAGTTGCTCTGGTTCTGAATGGAATTTTGAGATCCTGTTATTCATCAAATAGGAGCAGACTAGATGGATATAATTTTGTGACATTTGTATCCAGGTGTTGAACATCGCAATTATAAGTTTGAGGAAGATTAAGGTCAAAATAGGCTCCACATttaatgttctgatgaagggtcactggacttggaaggtaaactttgtttttgctcaatagatctgcgtttctccagcattctgtttttattacattttagTGCAGTATTGTGTAACTTGATTGTGTGTAAGGTAATTTAGATAAAGTAATTGGTTGTAGTCCACAAAGGATCATGGACCCCTCTTTATAACTAACCGACTGTTTCTCTAATATAACTTGTGGGGTAGCACTCTGCAAGCATGGGTATGATGATATGCAAGCTTCTGTGCTGGTCTTTCTGAAATTAAGTAATAGCAAGTGATTCAACATAAATACAAGATCATGTGTTACTGTTTTGAAGTTACAGAGAGTGGATAAGGGTAGTGTGATTGATGTGTACATGGGGCTTCCAAAAGGAATTTGGTAAAGCATAGCATGAATAGACTTTGTTAGCAAAATCCAAGCTTtgagaataaaagggacagtagctgCCTGGTGTTGAAATCAGCTTAGGGTGGGAGTGGAATGGGAACGGTTCATTTTTCAGACTAGAGAGAAGTTGCAGTGTTTAAAAGACCAGTGGAAGCCAAGCCTTTTGttgcaaaagcaaggaagtttaTGCTAAATTTGCATAGAAATTTTGTGTGGATAATTTGGACACCACACTGTAGACCTTTAGAGGGAATGTGAATGAGATTTATTGGAATTTTGATTAAAATAGAAGATAGTTTTATGGAAAGACTTGGACAGATGAAAAGCAGcaaaaaaagaagcaaatgggGAAAGTTTTAGtgagtttatttttatatttctagtaGATCTTCTATAGATATTTAAATGGTCAATGAACAGATGTTGAACCtggaaattaataatggaaaatgggAGATGGCACATGAATTACGTTGAATAGGTACTTAGCATCAGCCTTCATTGTAAAGGGTAGAAGTAACATCCCAGAAGTTGCTATCAATCAGCAAAAGGAACGGAGGGTGGATCTCTAGACAGTTAAGTTCTCAGAGTGAACTGAGAAAATTACTGGCACTGCACACTGACAAATTTCTGGATCCTCATGGATTTCACCTCAGGATCTTTAAGGAAATAAGAAAGTTGATGTGTTGGTTTTATTTGTACCAGATTTTAGTGTGTTTTAATTTTTCCAAGATTATCTCAATTTGGAGAGGGTTTCATTAGACTCAAGTTGCATTCGTAATTTCTTTGTCGAATAACGGAGGAAACCAGTAGAAAACGTCAACTAGCTAACAACATCAGTTGTAGAGAAGATGCTAAAACCTATTAGAAAGTATTTTAAACAAGGCCATGAAAGTTAAAGGTAATCTGGCAGAGTTGACTCGCTTTTGTGAAAGGGTAaccatgtttaaccaatttattggagttattTGCAAATGTAATATACTGTGCATGAAGGGGGAATGAGTGGATGCAttgtattttgattttcagaaagGATTTGGAAAGGTGACGCATTAAAAGATACCAAAGTTTATGGAgcagaggtgggggggggtgcaggtgACATCGGCACAGAAAATAAATTTTTTTCTCTCGCCAACAGAAAATGGAAAGTACAcacaaatgggtcattttctaATTGCAAGATGTAGCAAGTGGTGTGACAAAGGTTTAGTGCTGGGCCTTCAACTTTTacaatgtatataaatgacttggatgaagggaccaaaagtgtggttgctaaatttgctgactttttgttttttaaaaaaaggatgcagTATTAAGAGGATATAGGAAATTACAACAGATATTGGTTAGGATTGGTGGATGGACAATGAACAGGTAAGTGGAGAatgatgtgagaaaatgtgaaattgttcatttggtAGGGAAAATAGCACAAGTATTATGTAAATGGTAAGAGGCTGCAAATTGAGAAACAGAGGAATTTGGCTGCCTGTGAATTGCAAAAGGTTTGGATGTAGGTAGAGCAAGTCattaggaaaactaatagaatgttatttattgtgaagagaattgaatttaaaaaaataagttgTACTTCAGTtggatagggtgctggtgaggccacatttagacTACTAGTTACAGTTTTGGTCTTAAAGATGTATGTGAATGTACTGGAAGGAGTTCTGAGAAGGTTTACTAAACTACTACTACCAATGGATGGTTTGACTTTTGAAGGCTAGGCTTTATTTGTCAGactttagaagagtaagaggtgacttgagtgaaacatacaagatcctgaggggtcttaaTAGTGCAGATGTACAAAAAAAgtctcctcttgtgggagaatctagaactaggggtcatgctttttaaaaaaaaggttgcatatttaaggcagagatgagatgCTTTCTTAGAGCCACTAGTCTGTGAAACTTTATTTAAATGACAGTTGAAATAAAGTCCTTGAGTATTAAAACAGAGGTAGGTAAGATTTTGATAAGCAAGGGGGTGGAATGTTGTTTGGTGATTGGCCAGAATGTGAAGTATTCCAGTCAGTCATCGTGATGTtgaatgatttgatttgacttgatttatttttgATACACATACCACGATTGAGCAAAAggcattgttttgtgtgctaccCTGACAAAT comes from the Stegostoma tigrinum isolate sSteTig4 chromosome 13, sSteTig4.hap1, whole genome shotgun sequence genome and includes:
- the txndc15 gene encoding thioredoxin domain-containing protein 15 isoform X2 — its product is MDEQTNRKIQFPIAEIADAVLGTGIPSNQEAILSVVQNIKDERSAFELKDTQCTDGNGDNVECSSPDEVFPSLTYIPFGSQEGELFTKRETGILEPVQVENRAVEEGNATETTRAPKVNCEERNTTGLENFVVQILNSSQDLMDFLNANGTDCSVVLFYTPWCRFSADLGPHFNALPRAFPAIQFLALDASQHSSLSTRFGTVAVPNILLFQGVKPMARFNHTDRTLSTLRAFIFNQTGIEANDAVEVIEQDLSGPLPSAAVRGIDWLLVFSVVFVCGFIIYGTVQSDSIKRLITGQEHEHQD